The following are from one region of the Mycolicibacterium helvum genome:
- a CDS encoding bifunctional [glutamine synthetase] adenylyltransferase/[glutamine synthetase]-adenylyl-L-tyrosine phosphorylase, whose amino-acid sequence MHVAKPATHRPRVPSVGRLGLVEPSAAAELRRLGWDTDAHVELLWSLSRAPDADVALQTMSRLADALGGDWPQLNSALLKDRGLRGRLFAVIGSSLALGDHLVANPQSWHLLEGAVTLPDPAALRRKFDDCIAEFGTAPAVIMPRLRTLYRDQLLVLAGLDLAPTVENEPVPAFSTIGEHLSDIADAALDAALKVAIATVCKEGSPAPRLAVIAMGKCGARELNYVSDVDVIFVGEDADAVTTRVAGEMMRLASDTFFEVDAALRPEGKQGALVRTLDSHVAYYQRWAKTWEFQALLKARPAVGDADLGEQYIAALMPMVWTACEREDFVPEVQAMRRRVEALVPADVRDREIKLGTGGLRDVEFAVQLLQLVHGRTDASLHVASTVDALAALAAGGYVGRDDAANLTASYEFLRLLEHRLQLQRLKRTHMLPPAKDEEGLRWLARAAHMRPDGTHDSLGVLREEIKRQNLRVSRLHAKLFYQPLLESVGPSVGLAPGLTPAAAERQLAALGYEGPQSALTHLSALVNQSGRRGRVQAVLLPRLLDWLSDAPDPDSGLLAYRRVSEALSEQRWYLSTLRDESAVAKRLMRVLGTSAYVPELLMRAPEVIQQYADGPAGPKLLDVDPEAVSRALIASTTRHADPVRAIAAARTLRRRELARVASADLLGMLEVREVCSALTSVWLAVLQSALDAVIRANTPADGVVPAKLAVIGMGRLGGGELGYGSDADVMFVCEANPGIEDSRAVKWSVTIAEQVRTLLGTPSADPPLEVDANLRPEGRQGPLVRTLASYEAYYAQWAQPWEIQALLRAHGVAGDLDLGHRFLLMVDKTRYPAGGVSAEAVQEIRRIKARVDAERLPRGADPNTHTKLGRGGLADIEWTVQLLQLRHAHRVPALHNTSTLETLDAIGAAELLGEDDVDLLRQAWLTATSARNALVLVRGKPTDQLPGPGRQLNAVAVAAGWHNDDGGEFLDNYLRVTRRAKAVVLKVFGG is encoded by the coding sequence GTGCACGTGGCGAAACCAGCGACGCACCGCCCACGCGTTCCCAGCGTGGGTCGGCTCGGTCTGGTCGAACCCTCGGCCGCCGCTGAACTGAGGCGGCTCGGCTGGGACACCGACGCCCACGTGGAACTGTTGTGGTCGCTGTCGCGGGCACCCGACGCCGACGTGGCACTGCAGACGATGAGCCGATTGGCCGACGCGCTCGGCGGTGACTGGCCGCAGCTGAATTCCGCTCTGCTCAAGGATCGCGGCTTGCGCGGCCGGTTGTTCGCGGTGATCGGCTCGTCGCTGGCCCTGGGCGATCATCTGGTGGCCAACCCACAGTCGTGGCATCTGCTCGAAGGTGCGGTGACACTGCCAGATCCCGCCGCGCTGCGCCGGAAATTCGACGACTGCATCGCCGAGTTCGGCACTGCCCCGGCCGTCATCATGCCGCGGTTACGCACGCTGTACCGCGACCAGCTGCTGGTTCTGGCCGGACTCGACCTGGCGCCAACTGTGGAGAACGAACCGGTGCCTGCGTTCTCCACCATCGGCGAACACCTGTCGGACATCGCCGACGCGGCGCTGGACGCCGCGCTGAAGGTGGCGATCGCGACGGTCTGCAAGGAGGGCAGTCCGGCCCCCCGTCTCGCCGTCATCGCCATGGGCAAATGCGGTGCGCGGGAACTGAACTACGTCAGCGACGTCGATGTCATCTTCGTCGGCGAGGACGCCGATGCGGTGACCACTCGGGTGGCCGGTGAGATGATGCGGCTGGCGTCGGACACGTTCTTCGAAGTGGATGCCGCGCTGCGCCCCGAAGGAAAGCAGGGCGCTTTGGTGCGCACCCTGGATTCGCACGTCGCCTACTACCAAAGGTGGGCCAAGACGTGGGAATTCCAGGCGCTGTTGAAGGCCAGGCCTGCGGTGGGTGACGCCGACCTGGGGGAGCAGTACATCGCCGCGCTGATGCCGATGGTGTGGACCGCCTGCGAGCGTGAGGATTTCGTGCCCGAAGTGCAGGCAATGCGCCGCCGGGTGGAAGCGTTGGTGCCGGCCGACGTGCGTGACCGCGAGATCAAGCTCGGCACCGGTGGTCTGCGTGACGTCGAATTCGCGGTCCAGCTTCTGCAATTGGTGCACGGCCGCACCGATGCGTCGCTGCATGTGGCCTCGACGGTCGACGCGCTGGCGGCGCTGGCGGCCGGCGGTTACGTCGGACGTGACGACGCCGCGAACCTGACCGCGTCGTATGAGTTCCTGCGACTGCTGGAACATCGCCTGCAGTTGCAGCGCCTCAAGCGAACCCACATGTTGCCCCCCGCCAAGGATGAGGAAGGGCTGCGGTGGCTGGCCCGGGCCGCGCACATGCGTCCCGACGGTACTCACGACTCACTGGGTGTGCTGCGCGAGGAGATCAAGCGGCAGAACCTTCGGGTATCGCGGTTGCACGCCAAGCTTTTCTACCAGCCGCTGCTGGAGTCGGTCGGCCCGTCGGTGGGGCTTGCGCCCGGCCTGACGCCCGCCGCCGCCGAGCGCCAGCTCGCTGCGCTGGGCTACGAAGGCCCACAGAGTGCGCTCACGCACCTGAGCGCACTGGTCAACCAGAGCGGGCGCCGCGGCCGGGTCCAGGCGGTGCTGTTGCCGCGGCTGCTGGACTGGCTCTCGGATGCCCCCGACCCGGATAGCGGCTTGCTGGCCTACCGGCGGGTCAGCGAGGCGCTGTCTGAACAGCGTTGGTATCTGAGCACTTTGCGCGACGAGAGCGCGGTCGCCAAGCGGCTGATGCGGGTGCTGGGCACCTCGGCCTACGTGCCCGAGCTGCTGATGCGAGCGCCAGAAGTGATCCAGCAGTACGCCGACGGTCCGGCCGGACCCAAGCTGCTCGACGTCGACCCCGAGGCCGTATCCCGCGCGCTGATCGCTTCGACCACGCGGCATGCCGACCCGGTGCGTGCGATCGCGGCCGCGCGGACCCTGCGCCGGCGGGAGTTGGCCAGGGTGGCCTCCGCGGATCTACTTGGGATGCTGGAGGTTCGCGAGGTCTGCAGCGCACTGACGTCGGTTTGGCTGGCTGTGTTGCAGTCGGCGCTTGACGCGGTGATTCGTGCCAACACCCCTGCCGACGGCGTCGTGCCGGCCAAGCTCGCGGTGATCGGCATGGGCCGGCTTGGCGGTGGAGAGCTAGGGTACGGCTCGGACGCCGACGTCATGTTCGTCTGTGAGGCGAATCCCGGCATCGAGGATTCGCGCGCGGTCAAGTGGTCGGTGACGATCGCCGAGCAGGTGCGGACACTGCTCGGAACCCCCAGTGCCGACCCACCTTTGGAGGTCGACGCCAATCTGCGTCCTGAGGGCCGGCAGGGTCCGCTGGTGCGCACCCTCGCTTCCTATGAGGCTTACTACGCGCAGTGGGCGCAGCCGTGGGAGATCCAGGCGTTGCTGCGGGCCCACGGGGTGGCCGGCGACCTGGATCTCGGGCACCGCTTCCTGTTGATGGTGGATAAAACGCGGTACCCGGCCGGCGGGGTGTCGGCCGAAGCCGTGCAGGAGATCCGGCGGATCAAGGCGAGGGTGGATGCCGAACGGCTGCCGCGCGGTGCCGATCCGAACACTCACACCAAGCTCGGGCGGGGCGGGTTGGCCGACATCGAATGGACGGTGCAGCTGCTGCAGCTGCGTCATGCCCACCGAGTGCCCGCACTGCACAACACCTCAACACTGGAGACGCTGGACGCCATCGGTGCCGCCGAGCTGCTGGGTGAGGACGATGTCGACCTGCTGCGCCAGGCCTGGCTGACAGCGACCAGTGCGCGCAACGCGCTGGTGCTGGTGCGCGGCAAGCCGACCGACCAGCTGCCCGGCCCCGGGCGTCAGCTCAATGCGGTCGCGGTGGCCGCTGGCTGGCATAACGACGACGGCGGCGAGTTCCTGGACAACTATCTGCGGGTGACGCGGCGCGCGAAAGCCGTTGTGCTCAAGGTATTCGGAGGTTAG
- the glnA gene encoding type I glutamate--ammonia ligase: MDRQKEFVLRTLEERDIRFVRLWFTDVLGYLKSVAIAPAELEGAFEEGIGFDGSSIEGFARVFESDTVARPDPSTFQVLPWTTSAGQHHSARMFCDITMPDGSPSWADSRHVLRRQLAKASDLGFSCYVHPEIEFFLLEPGPYDGSVPVPADNGGYFDQAVHDSAPNFRRHAIDALEQMGISVEFSHHEGAPGQQEIDLRYADALSMADNVMTFRYVVKEVALAEGVRASFMPKPFAEYPGSAMHTHMSLFEGETNAFHGPDDPLQLSDVAKSFIAGILEHASEISAITNQWVNSYKRLVHGGEAPTAASWGAANRSALVRVPMYTPRKASSRRIEVRSPDSACNPYLAFAVLLAAGLRGIEKNYVLGPQAEDNVWMLTPEERRAMGYRELPSSLGMALAEMESSELVAEALGEHVFDYFLRNKRAEWEEYRSNVTPYELKAYLSL, from the coding sequence ATGGACCGCCAGAAGGAATTCGTGCTGCGCACGCTGGAGGAACGGGATATTCGATTCGTCCGGCTGTGGTTCACCGATGTGCTCGGTTACCTGAAGTCGGTCGCGATCGCTCCCGCCGAACTCGAGGGCGCCTTCGAGGAGGGCATCGGTTTCGACGGCTCCTCGATCGAGGGCTTCGCGCGCGTCTTCGAATCCGACACCGTCGCGCGCCCGGATCCGTCGACGTTCCAGGTGTTGCCGTGGACCACCAGCGCGGGCCAGCACCACTCGGCCCGGATGTTCTGCGACATCACGATGCCGGACGGCTCGCCGTCGTGGGCCGACAGCCGCCACGTGCTGCGCCGCCAGCTCGCCAAAGCCAGCGACCTCGGGTTCTCCTGCTACGTGCACCCCGAGATCGAGTTCTTCCTGCTCGAGCCAGGTCCCTACGACGGCTCGGTGCCGGTGCCCGCCGACAACGGCGGTTACTTCGATCAGGCCGTGCACGATTCGGCGCCCAACTTCCGCCGGCACGCCATCGATGCGCTGGAACAGATGGGCATCTCGGTCGAGTTCAGCCACCACGAGGGTGCGCCCGGCCAGCAGGAGATCGATCTGCGCTACGCCGACGCGCTGTCGATGGCCGACAACGTGATGACGTTCCGCTACGTCGTCAAGGAAGTCGCGCTCGCCGAAGGCGTGCGGGCGTCCTTCATGCCCAAGCCGTTCGCCGAGTATCCCGGCTCGGCCATGCATACCCACATGAGCCTGTTCGAGGGCGAGACCAACGCCTTCCACGGCCCCGACGATCCGCTGCAGCTCTCCGACGTCGCAAAGTCGTTCATCGCCGGGATCCTGGAGCATGCCAGTGAGATCAGTGCGATCACCAACCAGTGGGTGAACTCCTACAAGCGGCTGGTGCACGGCGGCGAGGCCCCGACGGCGGCGTCGTGGGGCGCGGCCAACCGCTCGGCGCTGGTGCGGGTGCCGATGTACACCCCACGCAAGGCCTCCTCGCGGCGCATCGAGGTGCGCAGCCCGGACTCGGCATGCAACCCGTATCTGGCGTTCGCGGTTCTGTTGGCAGCCGGCTTGCGCGGTATCGAGAAGAACTATGTGCTGGGTCCGCAGGCCGAGGACAACGTGTGGATGCTGACTCCCGAAGAGCGCCGCGCGATGGGCTACCGGGAGCTGCCGTCCAGCTTGGGCATGGCATTGGCGGAGATGGAGAGCTCCGAGCTGGTCGCCGAGGCGCTGGGCGAGCACGTCTTCGACTACTTCCTGCGCAACAAGCGCGCCGAGTGGGAGGAGTACCGCAGCAACGTGACGCCGTACGAGCTGAAGGCTTACCTGTCTCTGTAG
- a CDS encoding alpha/beta hydrolase yields the protein MGRTSRIGSVLFFCIALAVGVTAPPAAATPNAGPGQVSAPQVTWGGCQRFLGDGARDIPTAQCTTVPVPISDADPTGPQAQLAVIKIPASGERIGALFVNPGGPGASAVDSAAGMSYALAGSPIAEHFDIVGFDPRGVGYSTPAVRCRTDAEFDAWRRNPMVDYSPAGVAAIEQINRAYAKECADKMGAAFLAGVGTDSAAKDMDTVRRVLGDERINYLGFSYGTELGTAYLEKFPDRVRAMVLDGAIDPAQDTVASIIQQMTGFQVVFNDYAADCAKSAGCPLGTDPAHWVDRYHQLVDPLVTKPGPTSDPRGLGYQDAITGTFNALYTPQYWKFLTSGLLGLARQTDAGDLLMLADEYDGRNPYGHYSNGQDAFNAVRCVDGPTPTDPAVWADIDRRTRELAPFQAYGQFTGFAPRDLCAFWPVPPTSAPHPALPAPPGSVVVVSTTHDPATPYDAGVNLARELGAPLITFDGTQHTVVFNGNECVDSAIVKYFVDQTVPANLNC from the coding sequence ATGGGACGCACGAGTCGAATCGGCTCGGTGCTCTTCTTCTGCATCGCGCTTGCCGTCGGTGTCACGGCCCCGCCGGCTGCTGCCACGCCGAACGCCGGGCCCGGTCAGGTGTCGGCGCCGCAGGTCACGTGGGGGGGCTGTCAGCGCTTCCTCGGCGACGGCGCTCGTGACATCCCCACCGCGCAGTGCACAACTGTGCCGGTACCGATCAGCGACGCGGATCCCACTGGGCCGCAAGCACAGTTGGCTGTCATCAAGATCCCGGCCAGTGGCGAGCGCATCGGTGCCCTGTTCGTCAACCCCGGCGGCCCGGGTGCCTCGGCGGTCGATTCCGCAGCCGGTATGAGCTACGCGCTGGCGGGCAGCCCGATCGCCGAACACTTCGACATCGTCGGGTTCGACCCGCGCGGAGTTGGCTACTCGACGCCCGCAGTGCGCTGCCGCACCGACGCCGAGTTCGACGCATGGCGGCGCAACCCGATGGTCGACTACAGCCCCGCCGGGGTGGCTGCGATCGAGCAGATCAACCGTGCCTATGCCAAGGAATGCGCGGACAAGATGGGGGCGGCGTTCCTGGCCGGCGTCGGAACCGATTCGGCGGCAAAGGATATGGATACCGTCCGCCGGGTGCTCGGCGATGAGCGGATTAACTATCTCGGGTTCAGCTATGGCACCGAGCTGGGCACCGCGTATCTGGAGAAGTTCCCGGACCGGGTGCGCGCGATGGTGCTCGACGGCGCGATCGACCCCGCGCAGGACACCGTCGCCTCGATCATTCAGCAGATGACCGGCTTCCAGGTGGTGTTCAACGACTACGCCGCCGACTGCGCGAAATCGGCCGGCTGCCCGCTGGGGACGGACCCGGCGCACTGGGTCGACCGCTACCACCAGTTGGTCGATCCACTGGTGACCAAGCCCGGCCCGACGTCCGATCCGCGCGGGCTGGGCTATCAAGACGCAATCACCGGCACGTTCAACGCCCTCTACACCCCGCAATATTGGAAGTTCCTCACCAGCGGCCTGCTGGGGTTGGCGCGCCAGACCGATGCCGGCGACCTGTTGATGCTCGCCGACGAGTACGACGGCCGTAATCCCTACGGGCATTACAGCAACGGGCAGGACGCGTTCAACGCGGTCCGCTGCGTCGACGGCCCGACACCCACCGACCCGGCGGTATGGGCCGATATCGATCGACGAACCCGCGAGCTGGCGCCGTTCCAGGCCTACGGCCAGTTCACCGGATTCGCGCCGCGCGATCTGTGTGCGTTCTGGCCGGTGCCGCCGACGTCGGCGCCGCACCCGGCGCTGCCCGCCCCACCCGGCAGCGTCGTCGTGGTGTCCACGACGCATGACCCGGCCACGCCGTACGACGCGGGCGTCAACCTCGCCCGCGAGCTGGGCGCACCGCTGATCACCTTCGACGGCACTCAGCACACCGTGGTGTTCAACGGCAACGAATGCGTCGACTCGGCGATCGTGAAGTACTTCGTCGACCAGACGGTGCCGGCCAATCTGAACTGCTGA
- a CDS encoding alpha/beta hydrolase: MRLYHRPRAVRTALVLPVVAALVASAGCSTIVGGTAVIAGPQIGQPVQWGPCRVAGGGGGNALPIPAGAQCGKIAVPVDYAQPDGGVAVLALIRFPATGQKIGSLIINPGGPGESGIEAAASIVENLPASVRQRFDMVGFDPRGVGSSTPALWCNSDADNDRLRADPQVDYSPEGVAHIEGETKAFVQRCVDKMGKEFLANVGTASVAKDLDALRAAVGDDKLTYLGYSYGTRIGSAYAEAYPDKVRAMILDGAVDPNADPIQADIDQAAAFQQAFNDYAADCAKDPSCPLGTDPAKAVDVYRNLVDPLVSKPLPTSDPRGLGYSDAIIGTIMALYSPNLWRHLTQGLTEMTNGRGDTMLALADMYMRRDGQGHYTNATDARIAVNCVDQPPITDRDKVIAEDKKLREVAPFMSYGDFTGHAPLSTCAFWPVPATSTPHSVKAQGLPPVLVVSTTNDPATPYQAGVDLAKQLGGALLTFNGTQHTVVFQGNTCVDNYAAAYLVDLKLPPPGATC, translated from the coding sequence ATGAGGCTCTACCACCGACCACGCGCTGTCCGCACCGCTCTGGTGCTCCCCGTCGTGGCCGCACTCGTCGCGAGCGCCGGCTGCAGCACGATCGTGGGGGGAACGGCCGTGATCGCCGGACCGCAGATCGGGCAACCGGTGCAGTGGGGTCCGTGCCGGGTTGCCGGCGGTGGTGGCGGCAACGCGTTGCCGATCCCGGCGGGCGCACAGTGCGGCAAGATCGCCGTGCCGGTCGACTACGCGCAGCCGGACGGCGGCGTCGCCGTGCTCGCGCTGATTCGCTTCCCGGCGACCGGCCAGAAGATCGGCTCGCTGATCATCAACCCCGGCGGCCCCGGCGAGTCGGGCATCGAAGCCGCCGCCAGCATCGTGGAGAACCTGCCCGCCTCGGTACGCCAACGCTTCGACATGGTGGGCTTCGACCCGCGCGGGGTGGGTTCCTCCACCCCGGCGCTGTGGTGCAACTCCGATGCCGACAACGATCGCCTGCGGGCCGACCCGCAGGTGGACTACAGCCCCGAGGGTGTCGCCCATATCGAGGGCGAGACCAAGGCCTTCGTCCAGCGCTGCGTCGACAAGATGGGCAAGGAATTCCTGGCCAATGTCGGCACCGCCAGCGTCGCCAAGGATTTGGACGCGCTGCGCGCGGCCGTCGGCGACGACAAGCTGACCTATCTCGGCTACTCCTACGGCACCCGGATCGGTTCGGCGTACGCCGAGGCCTACCCGGACAAGGTGCGGGCGATGATCCTCGACGGCGCCGTCGACCCGAACGCCGATCCGATCCAGGCCGACATCGACCAGGCCGCGGCCTTCCAGCAGGCCTTCAACGACTACGCCGCCGACTGTGCCAAGGATCCCAGCTGCCCGCTGGGCACCGACCCGGCCAAGGCCGTCGACGTCTACCGCAATCTGGTCGACCCGCTGGTCAGCAAGCCGCTGCCGACCTCCGACCCACGCGGCCTCGGCTACAGCGACGCGATCATCGGCACAATCATGGCGCTGTACTCGCCGAACCTGTGGCGGCACCTGACGCAGGGCCTGACCGAGATGACCAACGGTCGCGGCGACACCATGCTGGCACTGGCCGATATGTACATGCGCCGCGACGGGCAGGGCCACTACACCAACGCCACCGACGCGCGCATCGCGGTCAACTGCGTAGACCAGCCGCCGATCACCGATCGGGACAAGGTGATCGCCGAAGACAAGAAGCTGCGCGAGGTCGCGCCGTTCATGAGCTACGGCGACTTCACCGGGCACGCCCCGCTGAGCACGTGCGCGTTCTGGCCGGTGCCGGCGACCAGCACCCCGCACTCAGTCAAGGCGCAGGGCCTGCCGCCGGTGCTGGTGGTGTCCACGACCAACGACCCGGCGACGCCGTACCAAGCGGGTGTGGACCTGGCCAAGCAGCTCGGTGGAGCACTGCTGACATTCAACGGAACTCAGCACACCGTCGTCTTCCAGGGCAACACCTGTGTGGACAACTACGCCGCCGCGTACCTGGTCGATCTGAAGCTGCCGCCGCCCGGCGCCACCTGCTGA
- a CDS encoding WS/DGAT/MGAT family O-acyltransferase, which translates to MQRLSGLDASFLYLETPSQPLHVCSILELDASTIPGGYTFERLRDELSLRVKAIPSFRERLANSFLNLDHPVWVEDEHFDIDRHLHRIGLPAPGGRAELGEICGHLASLPLDRRHPLWETWVIEGVGGTDARNGGRLAVLTKVHHAAVDGVTGANLMSQLCSTEPDSPPPDPVDDEFGATNQLRIALGGLGRFATRPLHLATKVIPSTVSTVVDTVQRAIGGRAMAAPFAAPQTKFNASITAHRNVAFVELDLEDIKTVKNHFGVKVNDVVMALVAGVLRQYLLDRDELPEASLVAMVPVSVHDRSDRPGRNQVSGMFSKLETQIEDPAERIKAIAAANTTAKEHSSAIGATLLQDWSQFAGPAIFGVAMRVYARSRLTEARPVHNLVISNVPGPQIPLYFLGAEVTAMYPLGPIFHGSGLNITVMSLNGKLDVGLIACPELLPDLWDLADDFAVGMKELLDATK; encoded by the coding sequence CTGCAGCGACTCAGTGGACTCGACGCCAGCTTCCTCTACCTTGAAACTCCTTCACAGCCACTACATGTGTGCTCGATCCTGGAGCTCGACGCCTCCACGATCCCGGGTGGCTACACGTTCGAACGGCTACGTGACGAACTGAGCTTGCGAGTCAAGGCAATACCGAGCTTCCGTGAGCGACTCGCCAACAGCTTCCTCAACCTCGACCATCCGGTGTGGGTGGAAGACGAGCACTTCGACATCGACCGTCACCTGCACCGCATCGGGTTGCCCGCGCCGGGTGGTCGGGCGGAGCTCGGCGAAATCTGCGGTCATCTTGCGTCTCTGCCACTGGATCGTCGTCACCCGCTGTGGGAGACCTGGGTCATCGAGGGCGTCGGCGGCACCGACGCCCGCAACGGCGGACGGCTGGCGGTGCTCACCAAGGTGCATCACGCGGCCGTCGACGGAGTGACCGGCGCGAACCTGATGTCCCAGCTCTGCAGCACCGAACCCGATTCGCCGCCACCGGACCCGGTCGACGACGAGTTCGGCGCCACCAACCAGCTGCGTATCGCCCTCGGTGGCCTGGGTCGGTTCGCCACCCGGCCATTGCACCTGGCCACCAAGGTGATTCCCTCGACGGTCAGCACCGTTGTCGACACCGTCCAGCGCGCGATCGGCGGGCGGGCGATGGCCGCCCCGTTCGCGGCGCCGCAAACCAAGTTCAACGCCAGCATCACCGCGCACCGCAACGTCGCGTTCGTCGAGCTGGACCTCGAGGACATCAAGACCGTCAAGAACCACTTCGGGGTCAAAGTCAACGACGTGGTGATGGCCCTGGTCGCCGGGGTGCTGCGGCAGTATCTGCTCGACCGTGACGAACTGCCCGAGGCATCGTTGGTGGCCATGGTTCCGGTCTCGGTGCATGATCGCTCCGACCGTCCCGGCCGCAACCAGGTATCCGGCATGTTCTCCAAACTGGAGACCCAGATCGAGGATCCCGCCGAGCGGATCAAGGCCATCGCCGCGGCGAACACCACCGCCAAGGAGCACAGCTCGGCGATCGGGGCGACCCTGCTGCAGGACTGGAGCCAATTCGCCGGCCCGGCCATCTTCGGTGTCGCCATGCGGGTCTACGCCCGAAGCCGGCTGACCGAGGCCCGCCCGGTGCACAACCTGGTCATCTCCAATGTGCCCGGCCCGCAGATCCCGCTCTACTTCCTGGGCGCCGAGGTGACCGCGATGTACCCGCTCGGACCGATCTTCCACGGCTCGGGTCTCAACATCACCGTGATGTCACTGAACGGCAAACTCGACGTGGGTCTGATCGCCTGCCCCGAACTGTTGCCGGACCTATGGGATCTGGCCGACGACTTCGCCGTGGGAATGAAGGAACTGCTCGACGCCACCAAATGA
- the panB gene encoding 3-methyl-2-oxobutanoate hydroxymethyltransferase translates to MSEQTVYGGASVPTVSRTKIRTHHLLKWKSEGHKWAMLTVYDYSTARAFDEAGIPVLLVGDSAANVVYGYDTTVPISVDELIPLVRGVVRGAEHALVVADLPFGTYEEGPKQALRTATRFMKETGAHAVKLEGGERVAEQIATLSAAGIPVVAHIGFTPQSVNGLGGFRVQGRGDAAEQTIHDAIAVQEAGAIAVVMEMVPAELATQITGKLTIPTVGIGAGPNCDAQVLVWQDMAGLTSGKTAKFVKRFGDVGGELRRAATQYAEEVATGAFPAEEHSF, encoded by the coding sequence ATGTCTGAACAGACTGTCTATGGTGGCGCTAGCGTGCCGACTGTTTCGCGCACCAAGATTCGAACCCACCACCTGCTGAAGTGGAAATCCGAAGGCCACAAGTGGGCCATGCTCACGGTCTACGACTACTCCACCGCCCGGGCTTTCGATGAGGCCGGGATTCCGGTTCTCCTGGTCGGCGATTCCGCCGCCAACGTCGTCTACGGCTATGACACAACCGTGCCGATCTCGGTCGACGAGCTCATCCCCCTGGTTCGCGGTGTCGTCCGCGGCGCCGAGCACGCGCTGGTCGTCGCTGACCTCCCGTTCGGTACCTATGAAGAGGGGCCCAAGCAAGCGCTGCGGACCGCAACCCGGTTCATGAAGGAAACGGGCGCGCATGCGGTCAAGCTCGAGGGCGGCGAGCGGGTCGCCGAGCAAATCGCCACGCTGAGCGCCGCGGGCATCCCGGTGGTGGCCCACATCGGGTTCACGCCGCAGAGCGTCAACGGTCTGGGCGGCTTCCGCGTCCAGGGCCGTGGTGATGCCGCCGAGCAGACCATCCACGATGCGATCGCGGTTCAAGAGGCAGGCGCCATCGCGGTGGTGATGGAGATGGTGCCCGCCGAGCTGGCCACCCAGATCACCGGCAAGCTCACGATTCCGACCGTCGGTATCGGCGCCGGGCCCAATTGCGATGCGCAGGTGCTCGTCTGGCAGGACATGGCCGGGCTCACCAGCGGCAAGACCGCTAAGTTCGTCAAGCGCTTCGGTGATGTCGGCGGCGAATTACGCCGCGCGGCAACGCAATACGCCGAAGAGGTGGCGACCGGCGCGTTCCCGGCCGAGGAGCACAGCTTCTAG
- a CDS encoding enoyl-CoA hydratase/isomerase family protein has product MSDYQTLSFEQAGPIARIVLDRPEAANGMNDVMTAELAQVAARCDVAEIKAVVLTGAGRFFCAGGDLKAMAASPLGPGRFVKGIADDLHRAISTLARMDAVLITAVNGVAAGAGFSLAVAGDLVLAADTASFTMAYTKAGLSPDGSSSYYLPRIIGVRRTQELMLTNRTLKAPEAADWGLVNEVVPAAELETRGQALAEQIASAAKGSGSAVKKLMLATFGSGLEEQMELEGRLIAACADSADGREGIDAFLNKRAPEFG; this is encoded by the coding sequence GTGAGCGACTACCAGACCTTGTCCTTCGAGCAGGCCGGCCCGATCGCGCGGATCGTGCTGGATCGGCCCGAGGCCGCCAACGGCATGAACGACGTGATGACTGCTGAGCTGGCGCAGGTCGCGGCCCGCTGCGATGTCGCGGAGATCAAAGCCGTCGTGCTCACCGGGGCCGGCCGGTTCTTCTGCGCCGGGGGAGACCTCAAGGCGATGGCGGCGTCCCCGCTGGGACCGGGCCGCTTCGTCAAGGGCATCGCCGACGACCTGCACCGCGCGATCTCGACGCTGGCCCGGATGGATGCCGTGCTGATCACCGCGGTCAACGGGGTGGCCGCGGGCGCCGGCTTCAGCCTGGCTGTCGCGGGTGATCTGGTGCTGGCCGCCGACACCGCGTCGTTCACCATGGCCTACACCAAGGCCGGGTTGAGCCCGGATGGCAGCTCGTCGTACTACCTGCCGCGCATCATCGGCGTGCGCCGGACCCAGGAATTGATGCTGACCAACCGCACGCTGAAAGCTCCCGAGGCCGCCGACTGGGGATTGGTCAACGAGGTGGTGCCTGCCGCCGAGCTGGAGACCCGCGGGCAGGCGCTTGCCGAGCAGATCGCTTCTGCGGCAAAGGGTTCCGGTAGCGCGGTGAAGAAACTCATGCTGGCGACATTCGGCAGCGGGCTCGAGGAGCAGATGGAACTGGAGGGCCGGCTGATCGCAGCGTGCGCCGACAGTGCTGACGGCCGCGAAGGTATCGACGCGTTCCTGAACAAGCGCGCGCCCGAGTTCGGCTAG